A DNA window from Bdellovibrio sp. BCCA contains the following coding sequences:
- the dnaA gene encoding chromosomal replication initiator protein DnaA has protein sequence VELNSSFWTLIKTKMKSRNDNNKLLDTWLDPIEYVSTSGSIERPRLILGVPNALHQYFVIENLQDKIYTEISDTYGKPFEVEFSITGNKVNTHIESSTAQDETLGGTEILQAQLARAQSIQTTQPRSGGPDTLNSELTFSTFVVGKNSEFAHAACYNVARNPGADDYNPLYIYGPVGMGKTHLLHAAGNHIRDQYQQLRITYISAERFMNECISAIRRHEMDKFRQKYRENSDILLVDDVQFIARGEAVQEEFFHTINSFIDSRKQVILASDRMPKDIHGLEDRSRTRLERGLIADITMPDLETRIAILRYKAEKFNVRLPEDVANYIARISKRSIRELEGNLKKVKMFSELQGLPIDYELVKRILSHHETQSTISVEEIMKIVADHYKVRVLDLKSSTRAKPIVVPRQIAMYLIKKFLDKSLVDIGKAFGGKDHTTVMNALERVKNLQATDQDISKDIEDLETRIHNITGV, from the coding sequence GTGGAATTAAACTCGTCTTTTTGGACACTTATCAAAACTAAGATGAAAAGCAGGAACGATAACAACAAGTTATTGGATACCTGGCTTGATCCGATTGAATACGTAAGTACATCGGGTAGCATTGAACGCCCTCGTTTAATACTTGGGGTCCCAAATGCTTTACACCAGTATTTCGTGATCGAGAACCTTCAGGATAAAATTTATACTGAGATTTCAGATACTTATGGAAAACCATTTGAGGTTGAGTTTAGTATTACGGGGAACAAAGTAAACACCCATATCGAAAGCTCAACGGCTCAAGATGAGACATTAGGTGGTACAGAGATCCTCCAAGCTCAATTAGCTCGTGCTCAGAGTATTCAGACTACTCAACCAAGATCTGGGGGTCCGGATACTCTTAATTCTGAACTTACTTTTTCGACCTTCGTCGTGGGTAAAAATTCTGAATTTGCTCATGCAGCTTGCTATAACGTAGCAAGAAACCCGGGCGCTGATGATTACAATCCCCTCTATATATATGGACCGGTTGGGATGGGTAAAACGCATCTTTTGCACGCCGCTGGTAACCATATTCGTGATCAATATCAGCAACTTAGAATTACATATATTTCAGCTGAACGCTTTATGAATGAATGTATCTCGGCGATTCGTCGTCATGAGATGGATAAGTTCCGCCAAAAATACCGCGAAAACTCCGACATTCTATTAGTGGATGACGTGCAGTTCATCGCGCGTGGTGAAGCTGTTCAAGAAGAGTTTTTCCACACGATCAATAGTTTCATTGATAGCCGTAAGCAGGTTATCTTGGCGAGTGATCGTATGCCGAAGGATATTCACGGCCTTGAAGATCGCAGTCGTACGCGTTTGGAACGCGGGCTTATTGCAGATATCACAATGCCGGATTTAGAAACGCGTATCGCGATTCTTCGTTATAAGGCCGAGAAATTTAATGTACGTCTTCCAGAAGACGTCGCAAATTACATCGCCAGAATATCCAAAAGATCGATCAGAGAACTTGAAGGCAACCTTAAGAAGGTGAAGATGTTCTCTGAACTTCAAGGTCTTCCGATTGATTATGAGCTTGTGAAACGCATTCTTTCGCACCATGAAACTCAATCCACGATTTCTGTGGAAGAGATCATGAAGATCGTTGCTGATCACTATAAAGTACGCGTTTTGGACCTTAAATCCTCTACTCGTGCGAAGCCGATTGTCGTTCCACGTCAAATTGCGATGTACTTAATTAAGAAGTTTCTCGACAAATCTTTGGTGGATATCGGGAAGGCTTTTGGCGGAAAAGATCACACGACGGTGATGAATGCGCTTGAAAGGGTTAAGAATCTACAGGCGACGGATCAAGATATTTCTAAAGATATCGAAGATTTAGAAACAAGGATCCACAATATCACAGGTGTGTGA
- the dnaN gene encoding DNA polymerase III subunit beta, translating to MKLEIDKRDLLSLIGKTQNIVEKRNTMPILINVLLEADSNSLKVFATDLEVSLTDQIKAQVHQAGKVAVSAKSLFDIAKELSEGPITLIKKDNNWLEIKQGKYTSKIVGISAEEYPIFPTYNSQAFITISAQVLKEMIDKTIYSVSNDETRYHLNGVFFELNSQGGFKMVATDGHRMSLVNKPSSEVKVNATQGVIIPRKGLHEIKKILESIDGSVEIAIEGSQFVLKHSSTILMIRLIEGKYPNYQQFIPQKLNQKVMISREAFLTSLKRVSLLANAKSKAVLLNLSNGRMEISSNNPELGDAKEEIEVEYSGNEIKIGFNAKYITDILTSMNQEKIDFELNDHLSPGLMRPHNDASYTCVVMPMRI from the coding sequence ATGAAACTTGAAATTGATAAGAGAGATTTATTAAGCCTTATCGGAAAAACTCAGAACATTGTTGAGAAGCGCAACACAATGCCCATCCTCATCAACGTTCTTTTAGAAGCGGATTCAAACTCTTTAAAAGTTTTTGCAACAGATTTGGAAGTCAGTCTTACTGATCAAATCAAAGCACAAGTTCATCAAGCAGGAAAAGTTGCAGTCAGTGCAAAAAGTCTTTTTGATATCGCGAAAGAACTTTCTGAAGGTCCAATCACTTTAATCAAAAAAGATAATAACTGGCTTGAGATCAAACAAGGGAAATACACATCAAAGATTGTGGGTATCTCTGCTGAAGAATATCCAATCTTCCCGACGTACAATTCTCAAGCCTTCATCACGATTTCAGCACAAGTGTTGAAAGAGATGATTGATAAAACAATTTATTCTGTATCGAACGATGAAACTCGTTACCACTTAAATGGGGTCTTCTTTGAGTTGAATTCTCAAGGTGGATTTAAAATGGTGGCAACAGACGGTCACCGTATGAGTCTTGTGAATAAACCTTCTAGCGAAGTGAAAGTGAATGCCACTCAAGGCGTGATCATTCCTCGTAAAGGTCTTCACGAAATTAAGAAAATTCTTGAGAGCATCGACGGTTCTGTGGAAATCGCCATTGAAGGTTCTCAATTCGTACTTAAACATTCATCAACAATTTTGATGATTCGTTTGATCGAAGGAAAGTACCCGAATTATCAACAGTTTATTCCACAGAAGCTGAATCAAAAAGTGATGATCTCTAGAGAAGCGTTTTTGACTTCACTAAAACGTGTATCCCTTTTGGCGAATGCAAAATCAAAAGCGGTTCTTTTGAATCTTTCAAACGGCCGTATGGAAATTTCTTCGAACAATCCTGAGTTGGGTGATGCGAAAGAAGAAATCGAAGTTGAGTATTCAGGTAACGAAATCAAAATTGGTTTCAATGCAAAATACATCACTGATATTTTGACGAGCATGAATCAAGAAAAAATTGATTTTGAATTGAACGACCATCTTTCTCCAGGACTTATGAGACCGCACAACGATGCAAGTTACACTTGCGTTGTGATGCCAATGAGAATCTGA
- the recF gene encoding DNA replication/repair protein RecF (All proteins in this family for which functions are known are DNA-binding proteins that assist the filamentation of RecA onto DNA for the initiation of recombination or recombinational repair.) — translation MIFERLRLVNFRNYRDVVIPFSPRVNVFVGENGQGKTNLLEAMYLISQGDSFRYSDNRTLINSNNQEALIQALISQNDLHYKLKLGLSKSRKVLTLNEKRVSSTDIRKIFASVVFSPESLSSIKEGADHRRELVDELLITFDRKNADLIADYRKSLKTRNKILKNYLEGLNDKVVTENLLEALNPQFLRLGADLAYARITALAGLSKEFNNAMQYISGNSSVDISVEYVISDQNAVKFSREEVYFALQKRVQELHDAELSSGSSLVGPHKHDIVFLYGQKDSRFYCSQGQQRAIILSFKMAQIMYHRKAHGTYPVLMLDDVLSELDKAKRDALITFLHEINTQIFVTTTDFTLPESFSLDQLSVLRIKDGHILD, via the coding sequence ATGATCTTTGAAAGACTTCGTCTTGTTAATTTTCGAAATTATCGGGACGTCGTCATTCCCTTCTCTCCGCGAGTGAATGTTTTCGTCGGAGAGAACGGCCAAGGTAAAACAAATCTCCTTGAAGCCATGTATCTGATCTCTCAAGGAGATTCTTTTCGCTACTCTGACAATCGCACTCTGATCAATTCCAATAATCAAGAAGCGCTTATCCAAGCTTTGATTAGTCAAAATGATCTTCACTACAAATTAAAACTAGGTCTTTCAAAAAGTCGCAAAGTTCTTACGCTTAATGAAAAACGTGTGAGCTCTACAGACATTCGAAAAATATTTGCGAGTGTAGTATTCAGTCCCGAAAGTCTTTCTTCGATCAAAGAAGGCGCGGATCATCGCCGTGAACTTGTGGATGAATTGCTGATTACTTTTGATCGGAAAAATGCGGATTTGATCGCGGATTATAGGAAATCTCTAAAAACGCGTAACAAGATCCTTAAAAACTATTTGGAAGGTCTGAACGACAAAGTAGTCACGGAAAACCTTTTGGAGGCTCTAAACCCCCAATTCTTGCGTTTAGGAGCCGATTTAGCGTACGCCCGCATCACCGCTTTGGCTGGGCTTTCCAAAGAGTTTAATAATGCCATGCAATACATTTCTGGCAATTCGTCTGTGGATATCTCCGTGGAATATGTGATTTCTGATCAGAATGCGGTGAAATTTTCGCGAGAAGAAGTCTATTTTGCACTTCAAAAACGTGTTCAAGAACTGCATGATGCGGAGCTCTCTTCAGGTTCCAGTCTAGTGGGTCCTCATAAGCACGATATTGTGTTTCTATATGGGCAAAAAGACTCAAGATTTTATTGTAGCCAAGGGCAGCAAAGAGCCATCATATTGTCTTTCAAAATGGCCCAAATAATGTATCATAGGAAGGCTCACGGAACCTATCCCGTGCTGATGCTAGATGATGTTTTATCTGAGCTTGATAAAGCCAAAAGAGATGCCTTGATTACGTTCTTACACGAGATCAATACGCAGATTTTTGTGACAACCACAGATTTTACATTGCCTGAGTCTTTCAGCCTCGATCAGCTTTCCGTGTTGCGCATTAAGGATGGTCACATCCTTGATTAA